One Procambarus clarkii isolate CNS0578487 chromosome 15, FALCON_Pclarkii_2.0, whole genome shotgun sequence DNA segment encodes these proteins:
- the LOC138364980 gene encoding uncharacterized protein YdhT-like, whose product MYVGLTGEAMYVGSTAEAMCVGSTAEAMYVGLTGEAMYVGLTGEAMYVGSTGEAMCVGSTGEAMYVGSTGEAMYVGSTGEAMYVGSTGEAMYVGSTGEAMYVGSTVKQCMLD is encoded by the coding sequence ATGTATGTTGGATTAACTGGTGAAGCAATGTATGTTGGATCAACTGCTGAAGCAATGTGTGTTGGATCAACTGCTGAAGCAATGTATGTTGGATTAACTGGTGAAGCAATGTATGTTGGATTAACTGGTGAAGCAATGTATGTTGGATCAACTGGTGAAGCAATGTGTGTTGGATCAACTGGTGAAGCAATGTATGTTGGATCAACTGGTGAAGCAATGTATGTTGGATCAACTGGTGAAGCAATGTATGTTGGATCAACTGGTGAAGCAATGTATGTTGGATCAACTGGTGAAGCAATGTATGTTGGATCAACTGTGAAGCAATGTATGTTGGATTAA